From a region of the Podospora pseudopauciseta strain CBS 411.78 chromosome 7 map unlocalized CBS411.78m_7, whole genome shotgun sequence genome:
- a CDS encoding uncharacterized protein (COG:O; CAZy:AA9; EggNog:ENOG503NY05), with protein sequence MKSFTATALAALLAQQAAAHSTFQQLWVDGTDFGSQCARLPQSNSPITNYNSNDMRCNIIGTRPQVKCPVRAGGTVTVEMHAQNGDRSCSQEAIGGAHHGPVSVYLTKVSDALTADGSTGWFKIFDDGWRKNPSGRVGDDDFWGTKDLNACCGKMNVKIPSDIPSGDYLLRAEAIALHAAGGAGGAQPYMTCYQITVSGGGSASPPTVSIPGHFKASDPGVQVNIHGAMTNYVIPGPPVYAGGSTKVAGSACSGCEATCAVGSSPTTSLTPPVSTSTPAPGNGGGGSPGGCTVQKYGQCGGQGYTGCTTCAAGSTCNTTNQWYHQCV encoded by the exons ATGAAGTCCTTCACAGCTACCGCCCTGGCGGCCCTCTTGGCCCAGCAAGCCGCCGCCCATTCCACCTTCCAACAGCTCTGGGTTGACGGAACCGACTTCGGCAGCCAATGTGCCCGTCTTCCTCAGTCCAActctcccatcaccaactaCAACTCCAATGACATGCGCTGCAACATCATCGGCACCAGACCCCAGGTCAAGTGCCCAGTCCGCGCTGGTGGCACCGTCACTGTTGAGATGCACGCT CAAAACGGCGATCGCAGCTGCTCCCAGGAGGCTATTGGTGGCGCCCACCACGGCCCCGTTTCCGTCTACCTCACCAAGGTCTCTGACGCCCTTACCGCCGATGGTTCCACCGGCTGGTTCAAGATCTTTGACGATGGCTGGCGCAAGAACCCCTCCGGCCGcgttggtgacgatgattTCTGGGGCACCAAGGATCTCAACGCTTGCTGCGGCAAGATGAACGTCAAGATCCCATCCGACATCCCCTCGGGTGACTACCTCCTCCGTGCCGAGGCCATTGCCCTCCACGCTgccggtggtgccggtggtgctCAGCCATACATGACCTGCTACCAGATCACCGTCTCCGGCGGTGGCAGCGCCAGCCCCCCTACTGTGTCCATCCCCGGACACTTCAAGGCCTCCGACCCCGGCGTCCAGGTCAACATCCACGGTGCCATGACCAACTATGTCATCCCCGGCCCCCCTGTGTATGCCGGCGGCAGCACCAAGGTTGCCGGAAGCGCGTGCAGCGGCTGCGAGGCCACCTGCGCTGTCGGcagctcccccaccaccagccttaCTCCTCCTGTTTCCACCAGCACTCCTGCTCccggcaacggcggcggcggcagcccCGGTGGCTGCACTGTTCAGAAGTACGGCCAGTGCGGTGGTCAGGGCTACACTGGCTGCACCACTTGCGCTGCTGGTTCGACttgcaacaccaccaaccagtGGTATCACCAGTGCGTGTAA
- a CDS encoding uncharacterized protein (EggNog:ENOG50KOG0594; COG:G) has product MKHWNLSPSQAQFYGNQVCQPQFHDGKCSESGYRKIFAVLVMMRRSGDIVGFVEQKICDGHLPLEAVVLDDVQLEVRLQGKTNKKLDFLSHWDEDLRHEDFERLQWMMLPPSFVKERGKPARLYELPKKVIMPWLSEERGYDGGYSWVTKVQIHPQHYDFKEFESHIISDNTFAVKHLKHLKVPSADDASNPSRSIFTSKTGKTELPETVMSTSGTYSLDNLDIKKEFEHEIEILNRLSCNPHPHLITLLAAYQLGDECCMIFPWADCDLQSMWATMPNPSPALAKSNLQWVLSQCLGLAQGLHQIHQSKPTPTPGGMTPGIAETTVYGRHGDIKPKNILYFANKKDPGKRGGLVITDFGLTRFHVNETKTYVRGDAVPVTPTYRPPEFDIHNSPISQSFDIWSFGCVLLEFIAWYLGGWDLVRTFVTRRKLINPLMNNWQTDQFFEILQESPENGHEQIVSARVKREVYQFVNDLHSHSSCSESIHGLLEFIMSKMVVIELKLQHKLQNTSPVKHQHIRATSGEIVEFLQGLCKSLDSLPDSLVATPRAAQEAEIPVSIEVPGYPVGTRYADLPMNSGKIIKIADLGTAAGSEVVE; this is encoded by the exons ATGAAACACTGGAACCTTTCTCCATCCCAAGCCCAGTTCTATGGTAATCAGGTTTGCCAACCACAGTTTCATGATGGGAAATGCAGTGAGTCAGGTTATCGGAAAATCTTTGCtgttttggtgatgatgagacgATCGGGAGACATTGTTGGCTTTGTTGAGCAGAAGATATGTGATGGGCACCTCCCCCTAGAAGCTGTGGTGCTTGATGATGTTCAGCTGGAAGTCCGACTGCAGggaaaaacaaacaaaaagttGGACTTTCTCAGCCATTGGGACGAAGACCTCAGACACGAAGATTTCGAAAGGCTCCAGTGGATGATGCTGCCACCTTCCTTTGTCAAAGAAAGGGGCAAGCCTGCTCGATTGTATGAGCTCCCCAAGAAAGTAATAATGCCTTGGCTTTCAGAGGAGCGTGGGTATGATGGGGGTTACAGCTGGGTCACGAAAGTCCAAATTCACCCACAGCACTACGATTTCAAAGAGTTCGAAAGTCAT ATCATAAGCGATAATACTTTCGCTGTTAAACACCTGAAGCACCTGAAGGTCCCCTCAGCGGATGACGCAAGCAATCCCAGTCGGAGCATATTCACAAGCAAAACTGGAAAGACGGAACTACCGGAGACCGTGATGTCCACAAGCGGCACATACAGcctcgacaacctcgacATCAAAAAAGAGTTCGAACACGAAATCGAGATCTTAAACCGTCTCAGCTGCAATCCCCACCCTCATCTCATCACTTTGCTTGCTGCATATCAGCTCGGCGACGAGTGTTGCATGATCTTCCCTTGGGCCGATTGTGATCTCCAGAGCATGTGGGCGACCATGCCAAATCCGTCACCTGCACTTGCGAAGAGCAACCTGCAGTGGGTGCTCAGTCAGTGCCTCGGTCTGGCCCAGGGGCTTCATCAGATTCACCAGTCGAAACCTACCCCAACTCCCGGTGGAATGACCCCAGGAATAGCTGAGACAACAGTGTACGGCAGGCACGGAGATATAAAGCCGAAGAATATTCTCTATTTCGCCAATAAGAAAGACCCAGGAAAGCGCGGGGGCCTGGTGATTACCGACTTTGGACTGACACGTTTTCACGTCAACGAAACGAAAACGTATGTACGTGGCGATGCAGTCCCCGTCACACCAACATATCGCCCACCGGAGTTTGACATACATAACTCTCCTATATCTCAGTCGTTTGATATCTGGTCGTTTGGATGCGTATTACTGGAGTTCATCGCTTGGTATCTCGGCGGTTGGGATCTTGTTCGGACGTTCGTGACGAGACGAAAGCTCATCAACCCATTGATGAATAATTGGCAGACTGACCAATTCTTTGAGATTCTCCAAGAGAGTCCAGAGAATGGCCATGAACAGATAGTTTCAGCGCGTGTGAAGAGAGAGGTATATCAA TTTGTCAACGACCTTCACTCTCACTCTTCTTGCTCAGAAAGTATACACGGTCTTCTCGAGTTTATCATGAGCAAAATGGTGGTCATAGAATTGAAGTTGCAACACAAACTCCAAAATACCTCACCAGTCAAACACCAACACATACGAGCCACCTCTGGTGAAATTGTAGAGTTCCTACAGGGCCTTTGCAAAAGCCTGGACTCTTTACCAGACTCGTTGGTGGCGACTCCTCGCGCAGCACAGGAGGCAGAGATACCCGTCTCGATCGAGGTTCCAGGCTACCCAGTGGGGACAAGATATGCCGATCTACCCATGAATTCTGGGAAAATCATCAAGATTGCAGACTTGGGTACAGCAGCTGGGTCGGAAGTTGTGGAATAA
- a CDS encoding uncharacterized protein (EggNog:ENOG503NZ4M), translating into MANVKSTMVPDFEVKFLLDATQVLGPASSKPNEILRAAFKLPEKPIRMDVHFLDTPSREIYNAGWSPRIRKIEGESGYELTYKKRYPIIDHQADGAIDTGDLLTALTVARDDGFDTTETKYDAQVEWGFQKQTLSISRKKKVKKETVGKKEMGLPGEEESRKLLGDEIPGKFDDWSFEKWGTSLLSQAVIYGPISAERYEGRWEGIEVDVEIWPIRNKDTDTGTENIVEISFKSDNGNHAGGIQKVLGEYLTEKRWLVPSDSLKTQLIMDRYGPQELDGDEGVTGNYTDMA; encoded by the exons ATGGCGAACG TCAAATCAACCATGGTGCCTGATTTCGAGGTGAAATTTCTCCTTGATGCCACCCAGGTTCTCGGCCCAGCATCATCCAAGCCCAACGAAATCCTCCGTGCAGCCTTCAAACTCCCCGAGAAACCCATCAGAATGGATGTTCATTTTTTGGACACACCCTCCAGAGAGATCTACAACGCGGGATGGTCTCCTCGCATTCGCAAGATCGAAGGCGAGTCAGGCTATGAACTGACTTACAAAAAGCGATACCCAATCATCGATCACCAAGCCGACGGGGCTATCGATACTGGCGATCTTCTCACAGCTCTCACTGTAGCCAGAGACGACGGTTTCGATACTACTGAGACCAAGTACGATGCACAAGTGGAGTGGGGATTTCAGAAGCAGACCCTGAGTATCAgccgcaagaagaaggtcaagaaggaaacagtggggaagaaggagatggggcTACCTGGTGAAGAAGAGTCTAGAAAGTTGCTTGGAGACGAGATCCCCGGCAAGTTTGACGACTGGTCATTCGAGAAATGGGGAACAAGCCTCCTTTCTCAAGCCGTTATTTACGGTCCGATCTCAGCGGAGCGGTATGAAGGCAGGTGGGAAGGAATCGAAGTTGATGTCGAAATCTGGCCTATTCGCAACAAGGACACTGATACAGGCACCGAGAACATTGTCGAAATCTCCTTCAAGAGTGATAATGGGAATCATGCCGGAGGCATACAGAAGGTTCTTGGTGAATACTTGACGGAAAAGAGATGGCTTGTTCCGAGTGACTCGCTCAAGACACAGCTGATCATGGACAGGTATGGGCCTCAGGAActtgatggggatgagggagtCACTGGCAACTACACCGATATGGCATAA
- a CDS encoding uncharacterized protein (COG:S; EggNog:ENOG503NVDH) codes for MASRITPVSESAAALPEARSHSPWRRSACDRCRSQKLRCTRKKEDDTSTPCTRCLRIRFPCFTSPAKPPGRLAHRRAQAANNASLCDVAQHQPPFVSLPGSGYAMTSGDQMACGNPLYAPWPYTQQGSEHPLVMEDSSMIIPWADASHAIDTFDFSVHSNTLLMDTHTLRGNHHIHPSTQHQTSTLSLPSPPEYQPFNPEDGFTMKPIPTHKSSRQGDPGVLLASLQQSLSKQLLHTKSLPRDFSILDTLLPGSTKPTDGFDPLSSVLSSTSELIEISQLFPQPTDENSHKRSPSITDDSVQGASRWPSPASSSSQIPSQGYSAGSSTAASSPSSSTIVDPALGGAPRGKNHQLNGANLLTMVSCYLQLITIYDAIFGHVLLEAAFAMTRRSGGNNMQHALAHAMPIDLSRGYHDFGYEQQQPYEVNHWQRAGLLARMVDRQLEGVERALGLPRQYCVSLSMQTATAVEQGSLSGREARGLLGVMLGGTATGVRYEGEMMGEGFVADSVEQEGGNMVTMLREKLGGLLQGLEGGGC; via the coding sequence ATGGCATCACGCATCACCCCGGTGTCCGAGTCTGCAGCCGCTCTTCCCGAAGCTCGGAGCCATTCACCCTGGCGACGATCGGCTTGTGATCGATGCAGAAGCCAGAAGCTCCGTTGCACACGCAAGAAAGAGGATGACACAAGCACCCCGTGCACAAGATGCCTTCGTATTCGATTTCCTTGCTTTACCAGTCCGGCCAAGCCACCGGGCAGGCTTGCACACAGAAGAGCCCAAGCAGCAAACAATGCATCCCTCTGCGATGTtgctcaacatcaaccaccttTCGTGTCCTTACCTGGCAGTGGATATGCCATGACCTCGGGAGACCAGATGGCTTGCGGTAACCCTCTATATGCTCCATGGCCCTACACTCAGCAGGGGTCTGAGCATCcgctggtgatggaggatAGCTCCATGATCATCCCTTGGGCAGATGCGAGTCACGCCATCGACACCTTTGACTTTTCTGTTCACAGCAACACACTGTTGATGGACACTCACACTTTACGCGGcaaccaccacatccacccctCGACACAACATCAGACGTCCACCCTGTCTCTTCCATCACCTCCCGAGTATCAACCCTTCAACCCAGAGGATGGCTTTACCATGAAGCCCATTCCGACACACAAATCCTCCCGCCAGGGAGACCCAGGGGTCTTGCTTGCAAGCCTACAACAAAGCCTCTCAaagcagctcctccacaCAAAGTCCCTGCCTCGAGACTTTAGCATCCTTGATACTCTTCTACCAGGCTCAACCAAGCCCACCGACGGTTTCGACCCTTTATCCTCAGTCCTGAGCAGCACCTCTGAGCTGATCGAAATCTCGCAACTATTCCCTCAACCTACAGACGAAAACAGCCACAAAAGATCACCCAGCATCACCGATGACAGTGTTCAGGGCGCATCACGATGGCCATCACCCGCCTCGAGTTCTTCTCAGATTCCCAGCCAGGGGTACTCTGCGGGCTCATCAACGGCAGCaagctccccatcatcatccaccattGTTGACCCAGCATTGGGAGGAGCACCACGGGGGAAAAACCACCAGCTCAACGGCGCGAACCTCCTGACCATGGTGTCCTGCTATCTCcagctcatcaccatctaCGACGCCATCTTCGGACATGTGCTGCTCGAAGCGGCGTTTGCCATGACAAGGAGGTCAGGCGGGAACAATATGCAGCATGCCTTGGCGCATGCTATGCCTATTGATCTCTCTAGGGGATATCATGATTTTGGGTAtgagcaacagcaaccgtACGAGGTGAACCACTGGCAGAGAGCTGGCTTGCTAGCTCGAATGGTGGATAGGcagttggagggggtggagagggcttTGGGGTTGCCGAGACAGTATTGTGTTTCTTTGTCGATGCAGACGGCCACCGCTGTGGAGCAAGGGTCGCTTTCTGGACGTGAGGCGAGAGGGTTGCTTGGGGTGATGCTGGGCGGGACGGCAACGGGGGTGAGGTACGAaggggagatgatgggggaggggtttgtaGCTGATAGTGTCGAGCAGGAGGGTGGGAATATGGTTACTATGTTGCGGGAGAAGCTGGGGGGCCTGTTGcagggtttggaggggggtgggtgttga